Genomic window (Vulpes lagopus strain Blue_001 chromosome 6, ASM1834538v1, whole genome shotgun sequence):
CTCCGGGCCTCCGGCTTCCCAgcaccttcccctcccaccctgctctccTCCAGCCACTCAAGCTCTCCCTCCTGCAGCCGCCCTCCCGCCCCCAGTGACCCCAAGGAATGCAATCCGTGGGAGCCCAGGGCTGGGTTTGTATGTGACACACCTGTGCCCTCCTCTGGGCACAGTCTGGGTCACCAGTGTCCAAGTGTCCAACTACCTGCTCAGAGCTGCGCCCCTGTTGGCCACGCCCAGTGCTGGAGATGGGAAGGCGGAGGTGCAACACAGGACGGTTTTTCAGGGTCAAAGGCAGTATCTCCGCCGCTGGTGACAAGTCCCCATGGCCACCCAGAGAGCCCGCCAGCTTCGCACAACCCCGAGGGCCCTGCCGGGCTTGCTGCGCACCTGCCCCAGGGAGGTGGGGACTGTGCCCTTGGCCCTTGTTCTCTCGGGGGCAGGAAGGGAAGCTGCGGGCTACAGGCCCGCTCGTGCATGCACGTCTACCCCCCAACCGAACAGTCTTAAGGGTGTCCCTGCAGCCGCAAGCTAACAACCTGGCGCAGGGTCAGGCACCCGGTAAGTACACGCGTGTGGAGCGGGCTGGCCTCAGGGTGACCCAGCGCAAACCAGCCAAGAGGACACGCGGAGGACCACCCACAGACGTGCCAAAGACACTAACTGGCAAACGACGGGAAACAGGCGGAGGCTGGGGGTCTGCGGGGCCTCCTGCCCGGCTCCCTagttcccctcccccatcccaaaCCACGAATAAACAAACCTACTTCTCACAGCGGCGGGCGCACACGGAGTCTCCTCCTGCGCACAAAGCTCCGGGTGTCCCAGAAGTGCCCCCGGGCAGAGCGCGGGGGCGGGGACACACGACCCGCCCGcggcgaggccccgccccccgcagcgcCCAGCCCGCACCGCCGGGCCAAGTGTCTTCCCTCCAGAACACACCGTGCGCGACCCTGGACTCCCGGACCGGGCCCCACAGGCTTCCAACTACTTCCTGAAACTCCGCGAAGTGCACCGTTGGCTCCTCCCTCCGCGCGGCAGGGCCTGCTCGGGCTCCTCAGAGCCGGGCTGAGGCgtccggcggggggggggggggaggggacgggggcGCTCCCGGCCTGGcgaccccctgcccccccgcccccgccgcgccgggACTTCTCAGAGTTCGACAGGGGCCGCGACGCTGTGTCCTCGGGAAACGCCACACGGGACCGGGAGCCGGGGTGCGGCCATCACCCCAGCCACCAACCCTCCCGACGCGCAGCGGGCGCCAGGGCCGGCGGCGGGGCCACGAGGGCTGCTAGAGTTCCGCAGGGGTCGGTCGGGGCGACACGTCTCTAGCGGCGCCGGGGAAACTGCTGAGCCGCCTCCGTCGCCTTCGCGACACGCGGCGACCACCCGGTGAGGTGCCTACGGGGGCGGGGTCGCGGCCGCCGGGGGTcacggcctcccctcccccacgggGAAGCGAGCCCACGGCTTCTGCAGGCGCAGCCACCTGCCCGTCCCCACCTGCTGCTGCGGGAACCTGTCCCGGCCCCTCGGCGACCCCGAGGGACTCTGGGACACGTACTCAGGCGTGAGAGCCCGACGCCGGGCTGCTTTCCCCAGCGCTGACGAGGGGCCACGCGCGGAAAGGCGCGCGCCGTGCGGGGCCGGAGCCCGGGGCCCACAGGGCAGGCAGGGGCGCGGGCACCTGAGGGCACCTGCGGGCCCCCCGCGACTCTCAGGGAGGAGGCGGCAGGACGCAGCCCGGGCCCGGGCGCTGAGAGGTGCCGGCGGACGGCTCACAGGCCCTCGGGGCCGCCCCCGCCAGGGCGCCCTCCTCACCGTCCCGCCAGAGCGGCTCGCGGCCCCGGGGCTGCGGACGCGGGCCTGAGCCTctgaggggggcgggaggggcgggaggggtcGGGCGGCGGCGACCTACCTCCTTGTCCGGGACCCACTGCGGCTCCTCCAGGCCGAAGGGGCTGCCGAAGGCGCGGTGCTCGGGCACCATGCGCAGGCCGCTGGGGGAACGCACCAGCTTCTTGGCGTCGCGGCGCGCGGCCACCTCGGAGGACATGACGCCGCCTCAGCGCTCGCCAGCCGCTCGGACCCTCGCCCCGCCAGGAGCCCCGCCCACCCGCCCGCGCGGATGACAGGGGCCGCGTCCAATCGCCACGCCCGGCCCGGAGCGCGGGCCAATCGccggccaggccccgccccttcgCCGCGCTCTCCAATCCGCGCGAGGGCACCTCCCCGGCCACTCTGCGGTCGCTCGCCAATCGGCAGTGAGGCCCCGCCCGAgcacgccccgccccctcggggcGGCGGAGACTTCGGATTGGTCAGGAAGTCTGAGACGTAGCGTGGCTTCCTCTCTGATTGGCGAACCCGGGGCGGGGCGCCCGGCTCTCATTGGAGGGGGAGgtggcgaggggcggggccgcgcgagGTGGCGGACGGAGCGGGAGCGGGCGCGGGGTGAGTGGCGGGCTGCTGGGGCGCTGGGGCGCTGGGGCGCTGGGGCGGGAGGCGGCCAGGGGCCCCGGGGGGTCGCGGGTCCTGCACCGGGTGCGGAcctgcgggcgggcggggcggacAGCGGAGCCGGGTCCTGGCGGGGCGCGGGCAGCCCGGAGCCGGGGTGCGGAGGCCGGTCCTGGGGGCTGCCACCCGCAGGGACCCGAGCAGGCCGCCGGGGCGGGGCCCCCTGGGGTCACGGCggcagcctgggggcgggggtggaagGTGAAGgtggggcgccccggggcgggcAGGCGCGGAAGGCAGGTGCGCTCGGGCGGCCGCGGCGGGAATGGGGCgaggtggggggccgggggcccgcGGCCTAGGCCAGCCGTTCTGGAGAAGCCGTGCTGGCGGCCGGCCAGGCCCCAGGAGGGTCACCCGGGGTCACCGGGGAAGCCCCGCCGGCTGTGGGTGACGCCGCGCCCGTCGCCGCTCGGGGAGGGGAGCGCAAGGGATGCCCAGGCCGCAGGCGGGCGCTCACCCCCGGCGGTCACGCGGGGCGGGCCAGCCTCCGGACGACCGAGTTTGGCGGAGTCTGCACACCGAACTGTCCAGCCCCGCGCCGGTGTCCGGCTTGGCAGGTGCTCCGTCGGCGGCCGCTCTGCTCCCTGACCGCCCGGCCCCCATCGCGTAGGCCTGAGCCACCAAGGTCGCCCGCTGCTTTTCCTGCCCTGGGTCCAGCTGCTGtcagcccccccccctttgtcTCCAGCGACTCCCCAGAGGCAGCAGCCTCAGCTAGAACCTCCCCCGCCTGGCCTTCCTCCCCACCGCCCGGACCCCAGCCCAGCCTGCTGGCTGTGTCCCCTCCATCCTCTGGGCCCCGTGGCGCCTCCCTGGGGCTTTCAGTCTAggggaaggacacacacacacacacactttctccaGAAGTTGAAAACAACAGTTTGCTGTTTAGTCCAGGTGTTGTGTTGTCCTGGGGGTGGTTTGGGGTGGTGCCTCCCTGGGTCACCCCTTCCCATTCTTGTCCTTGGGGCTCCTAAAGCTGATGTCCCCGCCAAGCCGAGAAGGCGCGCCGCTTCTCCTCTGACAACTTATCCATTCCCCAgagatgttatttttctttatttgcgtCCTGTCTTCAGGAATCTAACACACCTACCGCCAGCCTGGCCGGCATCTTCCAGACACTCGGGGCACCTTTGGAGGTGGTCACAGTCCCCATCACCTCTCCCCATGTATAGCTGGCCCTGGGGCCCCATGTTCAGGTGCCTCTTTCTGAAGGAGACCCCAACCATCCTCCAGCTTGCGGTCCTGGTGGCCtcgggagtgggggtggggggacctctGTGTGTGTCCTCCCCGGGTCGGCAGTGCAGACATGGGACCTGCAGCACAAGCCCCTCCCTGCAGCGCTGTCATGATCACGGGGTGCGGTATGCCTGGCGTCAGGCTCTGCAGCCACCCAGACCAGTACTGTCAGATCCAGGCATTTCGGCCCTCTCCATGCCAGATGTTTCCCTGGACTGGCCTGTGAATGTGACAGTGCAAGTGACCTGATTCTCGAAGCTCCAAAATCTCACTGATGTTGTCCACATAAATAACGCTCCAAGCACTGCAAGGGGAGGTGGCCTTGCTGCTGGACACCGACGCTGGGTTCAGCCTGAGTGGCTGCTggccttgggcttcctgcacaCCCCTCTGCACTCAGCTTTGCTGATGCAGGCGGCCTGCGTCTGGGGGACCCTGGGCTGAGCAGGGCCGCCAGCAAGGGTTGGGTTGGGCTCCAGTCCCATAGCCTGTGGGGCCCGGGCCATGGAAGGGCTGCtggccgggggaggggcggggactGCAGGGCAAGGGTGGGACAGTCTCCACTGTCCACTGCTCAGCTTGGTGGTCGTGGGGGTTCCGACTCGCAAGCATCCTGCAAGATTCGGAACTCGCTCTTCCCATTCTTTCCAGATCCTCCATGGAGGGGAGAGTAAGGCAGAGAATGCAGAAGGCACTTCGTGCCCGGTGCCTGTGATCTCCCAACTGTCTGTGTCCTCCCCACTGAAGAGGGGTCCAGGCAGGGTGCTCACCTGGACACCAGGTCCCCGGGCCAGGCCTCAGGGTGGGAGCACCTGCTCCTTTCTGACACCTTCTGCAGGGGATGGAATGGGTCCGCCCTGTGTGCAGGGACCTTTAGAACGCAGCTGGCCTGGGGGCATTTCTTTAACCGCGAATGCACGGTTCCTAACTTCCGGAATGCTTGCTCTAGCCAGTGCTGCCTTAGACCTATCTGGGTGGTTTTCCTGGTACAGTGCAGTCTATTCTCCAACCTCAGGGCCGACGGTGAACCCTGGTGTCAGAGGGGACCACATACCCTGGCCACTGTCACCCTGTTGTGCTCAGCTCCTGGGCGGTGTGAGGTAACAGCCAGCACATTGGAACTTGCGTACCTGGGAAGTAACTTATCTTTGTGGCCGGCCTGTCGAAGAAATGGATTTGGATCAATTGGACCTGAATCCCAGGATTATTGCTGCAGTTAAGAAAGGTATACTTCCTGACGTTTGGGTCAAGTAGATATGTGAAACGTACGGATGTGCGTATGCACAGTGCGCGTGGACAAGTTAACAGGGTCCTGTCCAAGTGCCCCCGCCCCAGGAAACCGATCCTCATCAGTAACTGATGCTGGAATGTGCTGCAGGTTTTTTTCAGTTGTATGTGTGTTTCACTGAggacatttttaaagttaattttattttcatcaaaggTAATACACGTTTATTGTCTAAAAAGTGAAATGGAACTGCTTAAACCCCTTATGAATCTTTTAtcaatttcttgtgtttttgaatCTGGGTTTCTAAATACTGTGCTTATGTTGCTGTGTTCCGTTTGTCAGTGTCAGGAACTACTCAGAGTGCGTGTTACAGGGATGAGGGCTGGCTGACTTGTGCCCCGACTTCCTCCCCCCACAGTTGGAACACAGTTTGGGCCATTAGGGTTTTGACTGGGGACATAATGACTGCTGCTGAACTGGGAGGTTAAGACAGTTTCCTTCCTTGGACCATCTTTGTTATTTTCCCCCAGAGTTGGTAGTTGCCTCCTTTTTTCAAATGCTATGTTTTCTGTGTACATCTGACTTTTCCCACATTGTCCAGTATGTCCATCAAGTTCCAGTATCTTTTGTTTAAATGCTCAAAGGGCTGGACAGCTCACCCATTCTGTCTCCTGGTGTGTCTGTCCCCAGCTACCCTGCACCAGCTGGCGTTCTGAGActcccttccctgtcccctgTCTCCTGCGGCACGTGATGGGGAAGCTTCAATATTCAGATGCTCGTTGATCTAATAATGTAGAACCCTAAGTCTACGTGGAGGCCAGTGCTGCAACGTGGTGATATCCTACATGGGGACAGGGCCTTGGGGTCCTGCTCCCTCATCCTTGGCTCTTGGTTTTTTCTGGAGCCTATCAgtcattttcctttgttctccCTTTCATCCAGTCTGTCCATCTGTCTTAATTGGCACATTCAGTACATATGTATTTAAGGTAATTCCTGATACGTGTGTTAACTCAGCCTGGTCACCAGTGGACTGTGCTCGGCtattcttcttatttctttttgtggtggTGTCTGTCCTTTTCCGGCTTCTTCTGGATTGGTTGGAtatatttttagcatattttttctttctactagTTTGAAACTGATGTACTTATCCAAGCCCAAAATTAATTTATCCACTCTTCTCCCCAGATACCAGGCCTTTTGGACACATTGACTCTGTAACCCTCCCTACCCACCTTGCCCGCTCACTCATCTTTGCTGTTTGTCCACTGGCCATCCTGCCATCCCCACATCCCAGAGGTCTGGTACAGTGGACACGTTTGGAAGCCGGCTCAGCCTTCCTGCACTGCCCCCCCATGCATGGCCCTCACTCTGCCCTGGGATCATCCTGTAGGTTTGCCTTCCGTGTAGGCCTGACCGGCCACAGAAACCCCCTTTCTGGACAGATGTTTCTGGGGTGTGAAAGTGGGCGGCAGCCACTGCTCTGAGCACCTGGGGGAGGCCCCTCCTGCTCTGAGGCTCCTGCCACTACAGCTGTGAGGTGGGGCTCCccaggccccttccctccccactgtCCTCATCACACTCCAGCCGGGGGCTCCCACAGCTTCAGGGAGTGGACCGACTGGGCTCCGGTTGGAAGACTGTTCCTGCAAACACCGTTGTCGTTGCCGTGTGGCCTCGCGGTACCATAGTCTGAGCTTTGCCCTGGAATTTCTTTGTTCAATTTCAGCCAAACTGAAATCGATAAAGGAGGTTTTGCATTTTTCTGGCCCGGACCTGCAGAGACTGACCAGCCTGTCCAGCCTGGACGTGAAGCACTTGCTGAGAGCGGCCTCCTCACGCCTGCGGGGAGGCGGCGTCCTCACAGGTAGGCAGGGGGGCGTCTGCTCTGCCCTGGCGCCTGGTGCGAGTAACCGCAGGGCCAGGACACAGCGTCGGGGAGACAcctatggggggggggagcagcccTGGGGGCCTTGCTCTGGGGGCTACTTCTCGGCCGAGAGGGAGGCCAGGCCGCGGGGGCGGGAAGCAGGGCTGAGCCCCGCCGCGCCTCCCGGCAGCGCTGCAGCTGTGCGAGCGGGAGGGGGGGCTCCCCGCGCGGCCCCGGCGCCTGAGCCTCGGCTGCCCCGTGCTGGACCGGCTCCTCCGCGGCGGCCTGCCCCTGGACGGCGTCACCGAGCTGGCCGGCCTCAGCTCCGCCGGGAAGAcccagctggccctgcagctctgCCTGACGGTGCAGTTCCCGCCGCGCCACGGGGGCCTGGACGCAGGTGAGTGGCCGTGCGGGGCCGCCCCCGGGGCCCTCCCCAGGCACATCCTTCCCCCCACTTTGCCCGGATCCCACCCCCGGGCAGGGGCCTGACGCCACCGGCACTGCCGCCTGCGCGGTCCCCTGCCCCGGGCTGGCCACGACGTCCCCGTGACCCTGGCAGGGCAGAAACCGGGATAAGCAGTGTTTTATTCccccctggggagggggcttgCAGGCTGCCGCCCTGGCCGCGCCCCTTGCATCGTGTCGTGGGGGTGACACGGGCCACATGGCACAGGGACGTTTCTAGTACCCACGTGGGCCACTCGAGCGGTAAAAATTTCAATTGGTTTTTACTAAACGGAGGTAACGGAGCGACCGTGATGCTGCCTGGTAGCCCCTCCGGGCCCCAGAGCCCACCCTGGACAGGCCTGTGGTGCGGCCCCCACGGGGCGCTGGTCCCGAGGCCCCCGCTTCCCACCGGCTCCCGGAGCTCCGAGGGGTAGGGCCGGCGCCACCACGGGCAGGGGTGTTGCTCCCAGCGGGCCTGAGGGCGGGGGAGCTGGCACTGGCTGCGCTTGGCCTCGGAAGCGGgtcacccccccaacccccatggAAGAGCCTGGAAGAGCCGCAGTGATGCCCCATGGGGGATGCAGCGCAGTCTTAACCCGGAGGCTCTCCCAGCCAGGCCACCTGCGCTTCCCTCCCTATTCATTCTAGAACATCTTGTGGCCCCAGGAGAAACCGCCCCCAGCTTGGCCCCCTGGCGGCAccgcctccccccccacctcctgttcTGGAAGACTCAGTGGGACCCTACAGTGAGCTGTGGCCTCCCCGCAAGGCTCACTGTTGGAACCCACGTcgtccttccctcctcctcacgGCCGACGCTTCTCTGATGTGTGTCCAGGGCCCGTTTGCTCGCCCTTTCGTCCATCCatgggcgtctggctggctcaccCCTCTCTGAGCGCGGGGGTCCGAGGCTCTTGGAGCGCGTGCACGCCCGACTTGACCGGAGCCACCCTCGCGGGTGGGAGGCGGTGCCACTGTGGGCTTGATTTGCACTTCCGGGCGACGGAGGGTGTTGGGCATCTCCTCGCGGCCCACTGAGCACCCGCACGGCCCCTGCAGGGACGCGTCCGCTCAGCTCCTCTGCCGGGTTCGGACGGGGCTGTCGTTTGTGGTTGAGCTGTAAGAACTTCTGTAACGTGGGTGCGAGGCTCTTACCGGATGTGGAATTTACAGCGTCTCCTCTTCTGTGGATGGTCTTCATTTTCTCGATGGTACCATTTTGATCAagtccagcttctccctctccctgtgctcgcTTGTGCTGTTTGTCAAATCCGAGAATCCAGTGCCGAATCCGAGGGCATGAAGGTTTACCAGCTCTTCTCCGCAGCTTGTGGGCATCGGCTCTGGCGTCAGGTGTGCGGCCCGTGAGGACGGGCCGGTGTGCGGTGACCCGGCTGTCCCGCGCCGTTTGCTGGAGGCCATTCTCTTGCTGAGTTGTCCTGGCACCTTGGTTGAAAACCAGTTGCCACAGATATTAGGGTTTGTCTCGGAGGGTCCCCACTTCTTTCTGGCTGCAGACTCGGGGCCCTCTGGCGCGGGGACCCAGGCCATGGCCAGGCTGCTGCCCCACAACATTCAGGCTTCCAGGGACATGTGGCCCATTGTTTGCTTACCGGCTCCTCCAGTCACACGAACCCGAACCCATGGTTACCACCTCGGAGCCAGGAATGGCAGGGGGAGCCTTGAAAGGAGCGCCTCGGGAACCTGCGCTCCCGGAAGCCTCAGCGGCATGTCCCCGCGCGCAGGAGGCCCATTCCCAGCAGCCTAGGCCTTGATGACTCCGCTCCCCTCCACTGGGGCAGGCCCACGGGGTGGCGTCCTGGCAGCGAGGGGCAGTGTTGGCACAGCGGGCCCTTTGCCTTCCCAGGGGCCATGTACATCTGCACGGAAGACGTCTTCCCAAACCTGCGCCTGCAGCAGCTCATCGCGCAGCAGCGGCGCCTGCGGACAGACGTTCCGGGAGAGGTGATCAGCAGGATAAAATTCAGCAACCAGATCTTCATCGAGCACGTGGCCGACGTGGTGAGTGTCCTCTCGGCCTCGGTTCCGAGGGGAGGTCGGTTAGGGGCCAGTGGACGGGGCCACCAGGACAGGGGAGCAAAGGCGCAGATGCCAGTACACGTGTGCCACACGTTCGATCCCTGTGATCTGGTGCCTAAAACCCATCCTGTAGATCTGTCACCCACACAAGGAGGTCCAGCGTGCCACTTCCTGTCCCTAACAGCACCCGAGACCCCTTAAAGGCGGCAGCTGCAGGGAGCACCCCCCGCTGCCTCCCACTTCCCCAGCCTGTGGTGCCCCCTGCCCAGGGGAGGCCAGGACCTGCTGTCCAGGCCACCGTCCCAGCGAGAGCAGCCTGTGTTGGGTTTTACTTCTGCCTCTGACGGAGCAGAAAGGTGCCTGTCAGGGCACAGAGCACCCCTCTCCCTGGCCAGGGCCTAGTAAGCCCCCAACGAGCCCCTCAGAGGGCCGGCTGCCACCTAGCCCCACCACTCGGGGGACAGACCTGGAAGGACCACCAGGGGACGCAGGCCGCGGCCTGGCCAGCCTAGAGCGTTATTAGGTGGAGAGACAaacagggaggggggagggagagtaCAGCAGCACGCCCAGAGCAAGGCCTCTCCACCCCACCTGGCGCCCCCGGACCAGAGCCCCGGCAGGCAGCGCCCCCAGATCCTGGCGGGCCTTCCTCCCACTTAAGGATTGTTATAAAAATACCAAGTAAAAGATACAGCgtataaacttttaatttttaaaaaatttacaatgaAACATTATCACACAGCTTGGGGAGGTATGCGGTAGGGTGCGGCACCCAGGGCCCGCAGCCACGGCCTCTTCCCCGGGGGCTCGGGACACAGATGGCCGGGAGGGAGGCCGCGCCCACCCCGTCCTCCTGTGGGACCGGATGTGGCCACGGCTCTGCAAGCGACACGTGTCCCGATGAGCAGCGTGGTTAGTAGTACAGTGTGCTCCGTGGCACGGACACGGGAAGGCGAGGTTAGTGCTGCAGGCTCCCAGCCCCTCGGCCCTCCAGCCTCGGCGACGGTCCCCTGGCTGTTCACACGAGCAGCGTTGTCCCGCCTCTTCCAGGGCTGGGTGTGGCTTCACTGCGAGAAAAGCCGCGGTGACCCTGGGGCCTCTCGGGTTGTTCTGGCCCCACAGTgaagcccccaggcgccccccccccccccgagctgcCCGCGGGGACGGGGGGACTCACATTACTGCTGGCATCCTCGAGGCCGCTGCTACTGCTGTCATTTTCCACAAAGAGAGGCTCCACTGGAGACGCCCTGGAGATGGAAGCACAGGACCGGGTTTCACTCAGGGAGGGACAGCCACGCTATGGTCACCCGGCCCCGCTGGGGCACAGCCGGGAGTCTTCACAGTAGAGGCAGCCCCTGCCCAgctgcctccacctcccaccaCTGGGGTgtaggagggggtggggtggggggtcagggcCCAGCATGGGGCCCCCGGGGAGGAAGGCCCGGTCACAGTGATGGCCTCATGGAGGCAGGGGTGTGTCAGCCCCACTGGGGACTGGGGAGAAACTGGACAGATGCGAGGTGTCCCTCAGGCGCAGGGCAGGGGGAGCCGTGGTGGCACAGCCGGTGACGGCCATCTCCCCGTGGTTTCCAGGACTCCCTGCTGGAGTGTGTGAGGGAGAAGGTGCCCGTGCTGCTGTCCCGGGGGATGGCCCGTCTGGTGGTCATCGACTCCGTGGCGGCCCCATTCCGCTGTGAGTTTGATGGCCCAGCCTTGGTCCCCAGGGCTAGGCATCTGCAGGCCCTGGGAGCCGCCCTGCGCCGGCTGAGCTGTGCCTTCCAGAGCCCAGTGCTGTGCATCAACCAGGTGGgggccccaccaccacccccagactGCAGGCCTCCTCCATTTATTCTTTAGGGAAGCAGctggggggtggagtggggggacAATGGGGTCCCTGCTGCAGCTGACCCTGGTCTGCACGTTCCAGGTGACAGAGGCCACAGAGGAGCAGGGCACAGCACCCCGGCCACACGGGTGAGCAGGGCCCACCCCCTGGACAGGACGGCGCAGGGGGTGCCGGGACCCCGCGGCTTTGAGTCGTGGCTGGGCCTGTTTTCTCTCTCAGGCTCCGGGACGAGCGGGTTTCTCCAGCCCTCGGAATGACCTGGTCCAACCAGCTCCTCATGAGGTTGATGGTCCACCGGCGCCGCCCCGGGGACGAGGCCGTCACCCCAGCCGGCCCCCCTGACCGCACCCTGAGCGTGGTCTTCGCCCCTCACCTGCCGCCCTCCTCCTGTTCCTACACAGTCAACGCTGAGGGAGTGCGAGGGACCCCGGGGACCGAGTCCTACTGACACGGTCCCAGATGCCGGCCAAGCCTGCCCTGTCTGCGGGCACAGGACTGGCATCCCGACTCCGCACACCCATCACCGGGTCAGGGGCTGCTCGAGGGTGTCATCTGCACCTCAACGGCAGGAAGGCAGTGAGCACAGAGGAGCCGCCCGACGTGG
Coding sequences:
- the XRCC3 gene encoding DNA repair protein XRCC3: MDLDQLDLNPRIIAAVKKAKLKSIKEVLHFSGPDLQRLTSLSSLDVKHLLRAASSRLRGGGVLTALQLCEREGGLPARPRRLSLGCPVLDRLLRGGLPLDGVTELAGLSSAGKTQLALQLCLTVQFPPRHGGLDAGAMYICTEDVFPNLRLQQLIAQQRRLRTDVPGEVISRIKFSNQIFIEHVADVDSLLECVREKVPVLLSRGMARLVVIDSVAAPFRCEFDGPALVPRARHLQALGAALRRLSCAFQSPVLCINQVTEATEEQGTAPRPHGLRDERVSPALGMTWSNQLLMRLMVHRRRPGDEAVTPAGPPDRTLSVVFAPHLPPSSCSYTVNAEGVRGTPGTESY